The Brachyhypopomus gauderio isolate BG-103 chromosome 19, BGAUD_0.2, whole genome shotgun sequence DNA segment AGCCCAAAGTGAAAGGCATGTCGAGTGAGCAGCTAGGAGTCTTGTTGAGTCATGTGTTCACTCTTCCTCATATCGTAGGAAAGGTCAGGACAGGAAAGCCCGACAGCTTTTGGGCTCTGAGCCACATTTACCTCCAGAGGAGAATCAGACAGCAAGACAAGCAGTAGATCCTACATCCGCCACTCAGACTGAAGAAGAAACATCTCTGAATTAACTAGCTTGCTTGTACGTTAACAGGCCTGTCTATGCACCAGTAACACAAGAGAGAAAGTGGGATTTTTCAGAAAGaggtaaagaaaaaaaatcacagcaTAAAGCTAAACAATCTCATTTTGTAAAAATACTCAAAATCCACCTTTTGAGTGTTGTCTTTGCGCTGTGCAGTTTTGAGGTAAACACCCACACCAGTCCAGCAGCTCAGCGAGGCTGCAGCACTAACGTTCACCTTCCACGGTGCTGCTCAGGCAGTTTTGAATTGTCCCCACGGTAATAATCCTCTTCATGTTCATGCAGACGTTCAGCTGTGCCTCAGTAAAAACATCAAGCTCCGAACTCAAAGTCTCAGAGTCTCAGAAGTTCACAGCCTTGGTAAGGAGAATCGAGGGGTTAAGATTaacatttataaaaaaaaaagaaaaaaacccagTGCTGTTGAAGTGGGAAGAAACTCCACCTACCACTGCAGATGTGGACCCTGGGTTTCAGTACCAAGACTGGTGCCGATTGTTGCTTATATGTGGAAGGGATTCCTAAGTGTTCAACTCCAAACACGAGTCCTTCATCCGGTCCAGAAGTGATATCCCAGTTAGATAATCCACATTATTGTAAAACAAACCTCAAGCTCATATTATTGTTCTTTGAGGGTGTTAGATTACCTAACCGCTGTGTGGTTGGGATTTTATAGAAGCAGGTAGCCAGCATCATTAGCACTGGAGCTAAACCCCGCAGGGTAGCCCATCTGGGGTTGGGGGAGGAGGGATGTCGTGGCGGAGATCTCCAGGAACAGGGTTTGGTTCCCCTGGTTCCACGAGACCCACACAGTGTCCAGATCTTCCTGTGCTGTGCCAATCTTCATCTCAGTGGGTGGTGAACACTTTCATCTcgtctctctcacacccctACTGCAGAGTGGAGACTCAGTTTACTTCCTCGAACTTTTCCCAGCCCTGAGGAAATGTGTGCAGAAGTAATAACTAACACAACTAATTCAGTAGGTCTCGTTAGCAGGTGGCATCTAAAACGACTCCCGTGATTGTAGATGTCATTTATGTTGGCCCAGTAGGCACCTGGTGATTTTTATCTAGGTATGTTTCATCAGAAGAGCCACACATAGAGGTGGTGTGTGACTAAACTCTAAAATGTTCACAATTATAAGTTACTGTAAGGTTAGACATAACTTTTCGATATTTAATTGAGCATCAGTAATATTCATACTTCGTCTATACCCTCTAGATACATTTCATTTTGTGCCTTGAATACTGTTCTGTAAGTTCTGTATAATGCCTTATAATAGTGTATAAGAACATATAAATAGACCATAGTACATACAGGAAGTTCAGACagataaacaaaacaacaacaaccaaataGGCCTTTTAGCATATCTGAGACGCAAATACACGTTGTGAGAATGTTGAAATATCGTTTAAGGCCGGGATAAGGATTCACGccaacaccttcaacacagtgACTCAGTACctggtggggggtggtgtggggggggggggggggggggtagtggctTCTGTAGTGCCTCGGGCAAGGAGCTTAGAGCCAGGCTTCTCCCGGGGATCCGTGCGCCTCCCGTTACACTGCAAGAACGTTTCAGAACCAGCACCGGTGCTTTGCTATTATTAGATGTAACTGAACAATGAAGGAGAGTGGATCAACGAAAGTTTATTTCCCAAATGTAAATAACAGAATACGATCATTTTAAAGTCTGATTTGGTTCGTTTACTTTACAAAATACAGGCCAAGCCTCTCACGAATTTTGTTTTACGGCGAATTTAACAAAAGGAACAAATGATTACATTCATTGTGTTTATGGCCCGATACTCGTAGCTATATACATTCAAGTGATTTAAAATGTACGATATTGCAAAAGTCAGAGCAACAGCAATGAAAAGTTATGGGTTCTGCTACATTGTGTTCCTGAACACGACTTTATGTGGACCAGTGTTGGCTATAGGAAGAGTCAAGGTTAAGCACTGAACAACTCACAATCCGTGCAAAATATGCTTTGCatacaaaaaaaatatttgaaacGATAACCTACGTTGCATTTGTTATTTTAACACGGTCGTTATACAACACTTTACGCACACAGTTTGGGTTCCTTGGGCGATCGAGTCCGGTTCGCTCCTGGGTCCAACGGCAGAGAAACAACGTCACACAGCCTACAGTTATGATCTGGATAAAAACAATAAGATCTCCTTTGGATCTTCAGGTGTCGGTTTGGTTTCACCACGGATGGTGCGCCATGCTCGTCGTTTGGATCAGTACGCATGCCCTGGTGATGTTCGGAGGTTAAAGGGGGAACACGAGGAACCCGGAGAAGGTGGAGTACTTCCATCCACCCATCAGGTTCCCTCTCTCCAGTTTGAGGTACAGCCTGTCCTCGCGCTCCAGGTGCAGCAGGACCCCGTTACTCGCCGCCTCGCGCGTCACGTCCTGGTCCCCGGCGAACGCAGATATGATCGGGTACTCGTTGTGCATCAGGTTCACCTAATGTGGGTATAAAACAGGTACATGAAGACGGGGTTTGATACCTCGATTGTTTAAATGAAGGTACAGGTGCGTGAGATGTCTCACCTGTATCGTCTGTCGGTTGTAAACCTTCACAACATGAAAGCTGAAGCTGTAAATCCCGCGTCTTGGAGCTTGGAACACACTCGACTTTAGGTCGAAATGGTTGCCGATGTTCACAAGTACCTGCAAGAGGGACATGATCTTCAGGAGAGCAATGAGGAGCATCATTGTTTCAGCATGCATGGTTCTGTGGGTATGAACGGTGCTGGCAAAACGAACCGACCACGTTTTCTTTTTTAATTCCAGCTACCCGACACATGCGTAAATACGCAATGAAAGGTGAAGTTCTAGTAAAGTTTGCAAACAACGGAAATGAAGTTTGACCTGATCGAAGTAGATGGTCATGGACTTGTTACTCATCTCGGATGGCTCGTGGTTGGTTCCCCTGACGGCGGAGAAAGCCACTTTGGCACCAGCCGCTCGCACGGATATTCCAAACGACGAAGTCACTCCTCCCTCTGCGGATGGGTTGGAATCACACACGACCAGGCATTTCCCCTCCAAAACAACAGGTTCCGTGTCGTTCTGTCCCATTGACACCACGCCGCAtatacagagaaagacagaggccAGCGCGGCCCAATGTTCCGACCCGCTCGCCCTCATCGTGGAGACTCTTCTGCGCAAAGATGCAAACGACCTGCCTTCGGAGATTAGCAAAAAAGCACCTGCCTCAACTATaagtcctcctctctctccctctctctctctctctctctccctctctctctctctctatctctgcgCACGCTCCTTGTTCTGGGACTTTTTATCTCTTCTATTAGTATCCTGTTATAGTTTAAGTGTGGCATGTAACAAAATGCAGAAGTGGGTGTGGCTATAAGCTTAAAATGGAGATACTTGGAACTAGAATTAGAATTAGGAAAAAGATTTAGAATTCACTGTTTGAAGTGATTTTAGCATAAAtgtcaaatattttttttttgtttaattgaATACAGAGTATAAACCAGAAACAAAAGGTTTAAATGTGTTGAAATGGTTACCCAAATCTCTACCTGGGCTACATCATGTCTATACATGTATATCAACGCAGACAGCATAACCAATGTAGCTCATATTACAGTAGCAGTCTAAACAGTCCCAGGCGCGAGCTGTCCGCGTGTCGAACAGTGCTGCTGCGCCCCCCAGTGGACATGAAGCATCACTCGTATCTTTTGTATTTGCTACGAGGCCCAAACATTATGGGGCCCATTATTATTAAGTATTCCAGGTTATTACTGCTCATATTTACATAGCATGCACAGGATTTAAGTGCATTTATTATAAACTGGTAACTGTGAGGCTCTGAAGCCACTGTACCTGTGTGGTCATGTATAATTCAAGGACAGGAGTGATATAATTGGCTTGGTTATTGTTAGGGCTGATGCTTACCTAGCAGCCTATTACACATTAACCCTGACACACTGGGACCCTGAATAGCTTCAAAACAGGATTTGATGTTACTCTAACAAACAGCGGGTTACATTTTTCACAGCTCATTTCTCTGCTATAACCCAGTGGCTACTACATTATAGAGATGACTGGATTTGTGGAGAACTTAATTATGCCAAGAGTTGAGACAGGTGTGTCAGAATAAGAAAATCACTAAAACAGTGTCTAGCACCTTTAAGGCTGGAATTTAGAACAAATGATCAATCAGGTCTGTTGTTGGGAGATATTAAAGCTGTGAAGTGTAACCCTAGTTACCCCCCCCCTTTAATTTAGCATTGGATGTCTCTGCAATctgagaaaataaaaacaattgttGCAGCTGGATTCACCGTATGCCTGATTGTGCTAGAGTTGCATCAGATGAGGGTTTGGTATTCTGTTCATTCACTAATGCAGGGGTGCCCACCCTGCAGAACTTAACCACCCTCCTCTAGGACATTTTCACATCAAGGAATTTAGATGCATTTACATATTACATCCACACAAGTTTAGGGAGGAACTGGGAGGCAGATCAAGATAAATCTCCAGCAAATTATTATAAAAatgaccagcaggtggcagtgctGTTTACTTTGCCTGCATATTCTTTGTGACGTGTCGGCAATAAACACCACATATGACAGTCAGATCGTTTCCTTCACATAATCCaagaaaaaggagaaaacaTTATGTGGAAACAGTTTATTATCAAAGTTACATCAGCTGGAGCACGAGGCAGGACACAGTTATTGTCCCAAATTCCACCTGCATCCATATTAGAAGCTACAATTCAGTCCAGTGGCTCCACAATTCAACAACCCTACAACAGTATTATACAACCAGACCTACGGCATGatagaaaaacaaagaacaataaaagtcaacaaaaatatgacaaagagcgatcggggggggggggtcagagggGTGGGTGATGGGGGTCACAAGGGCATTAGGGGGGGTATCAGAGGGGCATGCGGTTGCCCTCGACGCTGATCTTCACAGCGTGACCCGTCTTAGTCAGACGCCGGATGTCAGCAAAGCGACGCATCTGTTTATCTACACGCGATAGGCTCTTCCTCACGGGACCCTGAGGGGGAGGAGAAACACAGTGGAGAACATTTCAGTGTCGGTTCAGTCACGTATCCTGTGTTACAGTAAACCACCTCCAGCCTGAAACacacaagtgaacacacacgcacatgcgtgAGTGCAAGTGCACACTCGCCACCTCGCATGTGGACACGACGCACAAGTGCACaatcacacgctcacacacatgcacggctTAAAAAAAGCTGCTTAGGTGAGCAAGCACCATCTCGCTCCTGCTAGCCACCGATGCTGACTGGATCAGCTCAGTGTCTGACAACACAAGCCCGATTACcggtcccctcctccaccacacaagCCCCATTACCGGTCCCCTCCTCCACAACACAAGCCCCACTAccggccccctcctccaccacaccagccccattaccggtcccctcctccaccacaccagccccattaccggtcccctcctccaccacacaagccccattaccggtcccctcctccaccacacaagccccattaccggtcccctcctccaccacacaagccccattaccggtcccctcctccaccacacaagccccattaccggtcccctcctccaccacacaagccccattaccggtcccctcctccaccacaccagccccattaccggccccctcctccaccacaccagccccattaccggccccctcctccaccacacaagccccattaccggtcccctcctccaccacaccagccccattaccggccccctcctccaccacacaagccccattaccggtcccctcctccaccacaccagccccattaccggccccctcctccaccacacaagccccattaccggccccctcctccaccacacaagccccattaccggtcccctcctccaccacaccagccccattaccggccccctcctccaccacaccagccccattaccggccccctcctccacaacacaagccccattaccggtcccctcctccacaacacaagccccattaccggccccctcctccaccacaccagccccattacaggccccctcctccaccacaccagccccattaccggtcccctcctccaccacaccagccccattaccggtcccctcctccaccacacaagccccattaccggccccctcctccacaacacaagccccattaccggccccctcctccaccacacaagccccattaccggtcccctcctccaccacaccagccccattaccggtcccctcctccaccacacaagccccattaccggccccctcctccacaacacaagccccattaccggtcccctcctccacaacacaagccccattaccggtcccctcctccaccacacaagccccattaccggccccctcctccacaacacaagccccattaccggccccctcctccaccacaccagccccattaccggccccctcctccaccacacaagccccattaccggccccctcctccaccacaccagccccattaccggtcccctcctccaccacactagCTCTGTAGTCACATTTCCTATTCTGCTACATTTTAATGTGCAACAAACAATGTTACTGTTGCGTAAGCACTGAATTGTTTAGCGGAGACCCTGACAGGATCAGCCCATGAAACGCAGTTTGCTGCTGAACTGTGCCAGGTGTATTAAACCTCAAAGGGTGCACTACTGCAGACCTCCTGCCTTTCACTCCAAACGCCTTTGAAGCAACAAGCTCTTCCTCTACCACACTGCACGCCGTGCAGCATGCAGAACGCTGCCACTTACTGCCCCCTGCAGGCGGCCAGCGTGAGCTACAGGGGCATGCGGTTCCCCTCCACGCTGATCTTCACGGCTCCCTGTGGCCGGCGCTGCTTCATCTGCTCCGCAAAGCGACGTTTGTGCTTCTCCAGACGACTGAGGCCTCTCTTAACCCTCTGGGGTCCACAGTTAGTCTTTGTTGTTGTGATTCATTATAAACTCCTCTGAATATAGTAGCTGTAGTGTAGTTTAAATACTATATTACTACAATCTCTTTTTTTGTCGGTGGTAATGTTACATTTCAAGGGCTCAGATATCCTATTACAATAAGTTCAGCTGTTCAGAAGCTTCTGTATCAAAATGGTTCAGTCAATTGTTCGACAAACCATCGAAACCATATCGAAAGACGTGATGTACTGGTGAACATATAAGACAGAATAATACACACAACCCTAAATAGTCCAGTCCTGCCTTAACCTCAGAGCAGCTCAACGTAGAGACATGGTGTCATCTACATCAACTAACATCTAAAACTGCCTTAACCTCAGAGCAGCTCATCGTAGAGACATGGTGTCATCTACATCAACTAACATCTAGAACTGCCTTACAGTCACATCTAAACAATAAGATCACAACTGAAAACAATACACGTCCCAACATTAATAGCAATAAAGATATTGGTGTGAGGATGATGTAATCAGATTAATCTGAGCATTAAAAAAACGCTTAAATATCCACTTGGTAAAATCTCTTCATACACTATTcatagcccctcccaccagcagATTCTAGCCCCTCCCACTAACCCGATTGGAGTCCGTCTCCACGTTCCATTTGGGTCGTACGACGTAGTCCTTGTTGGAGGGCATGGGCACCCGCGCCCTGGCACAGAACCCCGGGTCACCCGGCCTCAGAGCTCTGAGGAGGACAGAAGAGTATCAGAACACCCGCACgtaaccgcacacacacacacacacacacacacacacacacacacacacaaccgtaaccgcacgcacacacacacacacacaaccgtaaccgcatacacacatatacacacacacacacaaccgtaaccgcacacacacatatacacacacaaccgtaaccgcacacacacatatacacacaaacacacacacacaaccgtaaccgcacacacacatatacacacacaaccgtaaccgcacacacacatatacacacacacacactcacacacacacaaccgtaaccgcacgcacacacacacacacaaccgtaaccgcatacacacatatacacacacacacacacacacacaaccgtaaccgcacacacacatatacacacacaaccgtaaccgcacacacacatatacacacaaacacacacacacaaccgtaaccgcacacacacatatacacacacaaccgtaaccgcacacacatatacacacacaaccgtaaccgcacacacacatatatacacacacacacacacacacacatacacacacacacatatacacacacacacacacgcacatatacacacacacccacacatatatatacacacacccacacatatatatacacacacccacacatatatatacacacacatatatacacacacacccacacacattcacacaccccccacacacacacacgtatgtacacacacacacacacacacacacacacacactcaaacacggACACGCAACCgcacaaccacccacacacacacgcaaccgcacaaccacccacacacacacgcaaccgcacaaccacccacacacacacacacacacccgcaaacggacactcacacacgcaaacGGACATGGACACACAACCGCACAACCAACCGCACACACACGGAAACggacacacacggacacgcaACCGCacaaccgcacacacacacacaaccgcacaaccacacacacaaccacacacacacgtaaacggACACGCAActgcacacacggacacacaaccacacacacccacgcacacatgcaAATGGACACGCACTCAACCGCACGcaaacggacacacacacacacaaccacacatgcAATACTCACTTCTCTTCTCCTGTCAGCACCTTCTCCAGATCTCTACGGGGAGTCTGTCCTCCTGAGCTgtaaataccacacacacacacacacacacacacacacacacacacacacacacacacacacaaagctaagaGCCAGGCCTAGACAGTTCATATGTGATTAGtgtgagcagacacacacactgcgagCGTTGCTCCACAGAAGCGTCGTGCGTTCGTAGTGTAGTATGtgcttgacacacacacacacatacacacacgcgtctGGCTGCTACAGTAACTCCTGCACACTGCCACTCAAGACTGACGAGGTTCACCTGTCTCCTACGTTCCTTCAGAGCAGAACACCTTCACAATCAAGCTCACACTACCAGATTTTCCTGGGATTTGCTGCATCTTTACACTGCTACAAAGTCAACAGCACCATTTCTTCAAGAGGTCACAAAATTGATCAGTCTTAAAGCTTAGATCCAAGGAAAACCAGTTATTGTAGAGAAAGatgcactaaacacacacacacacacacacacacgcacacgcacacacacacacacacacacacacacacacacacacacacacacacgtgaagaaCAGTGAATCAGCAGTAATAGTTTACTGGATGCAGGAAGGATGGAGAATTTATGCTTAAAGGTCAAAGGGCACAAAACACTGAACAGGGTCTGGAGTACGTCAGCCCTAGCGTTGAGGTCGCCATGGTTTCACATCACCACGTCAAAAACAGTGAGGAGCCAATCAGCTCCAGGCTGATCTCGGCTACTCTGAACATCTTTTCTAACAATATAATCTAAAACCTCTTCAAAAATGAACACAGGACTAACTTTGACAGAAATCAGAGCAGTGCAAAGTAGCATGTGCACAAAATTGAGACTTTAGTTCAAGATGCAAATACTCATGACACTCAGATGCtcaggctaacacacacacacacacacacacacacacaaaacctgaGGGGGGGGCCAAAGACGTCAGTTTCTTCTGCCCTTTCAACCTTCTGGGGCTCACTTTTGTAtgtgtgacggtgtgtgtgtgtgtgtgtgtgtgtgtgtgtgtgtgtgtgtgtgtgtgtgtgtgtgtgtgtgtgtggaagtgagaAGGAGGGAATGAGAGAAGAACAGGGTGGTTTAAAAAAgaggtgaaaaagaaaagttaGATCTACTGAGAAAGGGGGGAAATGTAAAACATGGTATCTGATAAACACAGGTTTCCATACTAATGTTCCTAAGAGCCACACTGTAGTTCACCCTCAGCTGTGTGGCGTTGCACACGTTGGGTCTCTTGGTAACACACCCGCATGTCTGCGTTTGAGCACGTCAGTACCTCAGCCGCCTGCGGGGGGCGATCTGCTGATCAAGgtctctctgctgtctctcctctctcgtcATGCCTTTATAATTAGATGACAAGCCAAAGATGGGCCGTGACcactcatctacacacacacacacacacacacacacacacacacacacacacacacacacacacacacacacacacacacacacacacacacaaaacagcattAACAAAGATCAATTCTGCTTCTCACAAGCCCAGTCAGGTGTGtataggggtgggcgatataacGATCTCACTGCGAGCGATCAAGATGGTACGATCTGCTTTTCAAGTGCATCGCAAAAATCGTGACATCTATGTTAGCAACTAAAAACCTTGGATGGTCGGTAATAAAGTGGATCCATGCTCCATTCACAAACGAACAGGACGTCATGTTTACAAGACTGCTGTGCTGACTGGCAGATCACACCATGTGTCTCTACCACAGGGTGTCTGTGACATTTTTAAAATTTGATTTATGTATCGTGTACGCGAAGACGTTCCACTCAAGGCAGTACCACCCCGCCCATCTGTACCGCAGACGTGATCACTGGTGTATGTATTACAACATAAAAAATATGATTTTGATGATGAAGTGGCATTTAAGACACTGATGTACTCTAGATGAGTTATGATAAAGTCGaatatattttttctaataCCAAATGACAACTGCACAAAATAGTctattcgtgtgtgtgtttatgtgcaagatgcgcgtgtgagtgtgaatgtattAAAGGAGGGGTTTTCAAATTTGACCCATAAGAATTTGACCCAACCCCGATGGACTTTTAATACCAAGATGAACTCCTGTATTTCTGTCACAACGATGCCCTGTATATGTTCATGCCTACAGAGCAAACAGTATTCACCCAGTTGCTAAGCAAAGCGTACTCACACAAATGTTTGCTGTAGAGTATGAACGCAAGCTACAGTCTGATATGGGTAGACATGTCACACCAGTCCAAAGAATATCATGATTTGACTTGTTGCTCGGAGCCATAACGGATCAGTCTCAGAGGTACAAAGGGCCTTTTGTTGGGTGAAACTGCCCGTTATGAGGTGTGTGTCTGAGCCGGGTGTGTATACGTACTGATGAGTTTGAGGGCGAGGTCTTTGTTGGGACGCGACTCTTTGGGGTGTTTGTAGAGGTACATGACAGCTCGCCCGATCCCGCTCATCTTCAGAGTCTCCTGGCTGACACTGggaagctacacacacacacacacacacacacacacactttttcatCCCTCATTCTCCACTGTCCCATTTATAGCAGAACAGGTGAGG contains these protein-coding regions:
- the cbln2a gene encoding cerebellin-2a, which translates into the protein MRASGSEHWAALASVFLCICGVVSMGQNDTEPVVLEGKCLVVCDSNPSAEGGVTSSFGISVRAAGAKVAFSAVRGTNHEPSEMSNKSMTIYFDQVLVNIGNHFDLKSSVFQAPRRGIYSFSFHVVKVYNRQTIQVNLMHNEYPIISAFAGDQDVTREAASNGVLLHLEREDRLYLKLERGNLMGGWKYSTFSGFLVFPL